In Ignatzschineria sp. RMDPL8A, the sequence GAATTTTGAGGCGAGCAATCGGATTACCCCCGATTGGTTTGAAGGACTTGAAGAAGAGGCGATTAAAGAGGCGCAGCGTCTTTTAAACAGTATGGGCGAGGATCTGAAACTCTCAGGTCTTCTCGATCGCGATACCGTAGCAGCGCTCGATAATTTTGCCGGTGCCTATCAAAATATCCCGCAGATGAATTACGCCACCTTCCGCCTTCTTAAAGAGACCGCGCAAGGCCTTATGAAAGAGCGTGGCTCTGAGACCCTTGAGGTAGAGATTGAAGAGGAATATGATCTTCCCCCGGAGGATCTTCAACTTGGCGCTGTCTCGGATGCGGATTTAGTGGAAGCAGCCGATGCCTCGCTCACTCAAAAAGCGCAAGCGGAAGCCCGTCTCTCTAAAAATGGCAATCTTCCGCCCGATGAGGTGTCGATTCGCTATCTCAATCACACCACCAATGAAAAGCTCGATCCAGAGACCCAAACGCTGGTGCTCAATAGGATCGATGCGGTGGTTAATAACGCGCCCTCCAATAAAATTCTAACGATTCAAACGTGGCTCAAAATCATCGGCTTTTTTGATCATAAAGTCGATGGTATGACGGGGCCGACAACTCGCAGTGCCATTCGTGATTATCAAGCGCATATTGGGCAAAAACCGACAGGGATTCCCGACACCAAATGGGAAGTCCCGCTTGAAAAAGAGGTGCGCAAAAAACTGCAAAAACGCCTCAAACAGCTCGATTTTTATCACGATGATGTCAATGGAGTCAATAATTTTAGCACCCGCGCGGCAACCATTGCTTACGAGCGCTTCCACGGGCTCGATGAGCTCGGCAATCTATCGCCCCGCCTGCTCATGTTCCTCTTTAGAGATAAAGAGCTCATTGATTACGGCGTGCGTTTTAAGAAAACTCCGATCGCAGAAGCCGATAGATCAACCGCAAATCAAAAAAATGCCAATGTTTCAAGCGTTCCAACGGCGCCCACCCCGATTCCTGTGGCTCGCGCGGAGAGTGATGAGACAATAGAGGACACTCCTCAAGCCGCTCCGATTGAATCAATCGCAACTGATTTAACCGCTAAGGCAGAAACCACAACACCCGAAACGGTAACGCCAGAAAAGTCGGTGACACTAACCCCGGTTCCTGAAAAACAAGCGGAAACCGACACCTCTCTTACCGAGATCGAATCCATTGAAGCACTCGAAGAGGAAGAGGATGCAGAAACAGAGGAAATTATTCATCTCATCGGCGATCTTGATGAGGTTGATGAAAACCCCATCAGTGAAGCATCAGATGATGAAGAAATCGATGAAACACCTCGTCTTACCGAGTTTGAGCATTCGATCGATGAGATCAAAAAAACCATCTTTGATGCCCACTCCAACACCCTATTAAATCGTCAAGTATGGCTGCGTATCATGGGGCATTTCCCCTATGCGCTCGATGGAGCGATGGGTCCGCAAACCCGCGAGGGAATCACCTCGTACGAAACCTCCATTGGCGTTGAACCCACCGGAAAACTTGCGCCTAAATGGGAAGCTCGTCTTGAAAAAGATGTGCGTAAAAAAGTGCAGGCGCGCTTAAAAGAAAAAGGCTTTTATGAGGGCGATGTTGATGGACTCAATGGCCCCGGAACGCGCAGCGCAATTCGCGCCTATGAGGCCTCGAAAAAGCTCCCCGAAACCGGTCTTTTATCACCGCTCTTTTTAATGGTGCTCTACAACGTCGATGACTTAAATCCCACCGACAAAGATCTCGCCGTTTTCTTTGAGCGCGAGGGCATTCAGATTAAAGGCTATAAACCCGGCGGCAGCGATAAGCTCACCTTGCAACAATTGATGCTCGCCTATACCGGCGACTATATTGAAGTGATCGACGGTAAAGAGGGCCCGGCGACAGACGAAGCGGTTAAACGTTTCCAAGCGCGCTATCATCTGCAGATCGATGGTAAAATCGGCGGCGATACCGAACGCCGTTTAACCCGTGAAGTGATCAATACCTTCCAGCGCTTCCTCAAAAAAGAGGGCTATATGGAGGATGACCCGACCGGATCACTCGGCCCTAAAACCAAACGCGCCGTCCGTGAACTGAAAGAGCGAAGCGGGATTCCCGTCAATGATGAGCTCGACATTCCATTTATGCTTGTTGCCATTGATGGACTTGCCGGCACGACCCTCAGTGATGATTATCTCGCTGAGTTAAAATCAGCCAAAGCGGAAGAAGAACGCCTGCAAACTGCGCAAGCTTATCTCATTGGGCTCAATCTTCTCACTGGTAAAGCCGATGGCGTCGACGGCCCGGCAACGCAAAATGCGGTGCGCCGTTTCCGTCAACAAGAAAAATTACTGGCAGGCACCCACGTTAATGAAGCGTTAATGCCCTTCTTAGAAGAAGCCGCGCTTAAAAAAGGCCAGTCATACCTACAGCAACTGGGGTATTCCATTAAACCGGATGGAAAAATGGGCCCGAATACGAAAAAGCAACTTCATGCTTTCTTAACCAGTAAAAAGATGCCGGTGAGTGATGTGATTACCGCTGAGATCTTAATTGAACTGAAAAATGAGGCGAATAAAAAACGCGCCATTAGCAATCAACGTGCGCCACAAGCGGTTCAAGGACAAGCGGCAAGCCGCGGCTCGGCACCGAAAGGCACTATGCCAAAACTTGAAAAAGGCAATCAAGAGGAAGGGATTTTAAGCTCAGCCCCCAATAAGAGCCTCTCAACCTCTGGAAAACTGAAGATCGTTCGCAACAAATCGGGCCAAATTATGGGCTGCCAAGTGGGCAATGTCTCTATGGGGGCAAACTACTGCAGCAATTACCGTAACGGGCAAAACTGTACCGTGGTCTACCGTCAAGGACGCGTGATTAGCCTTCGCTGTAAATAAAAATCAATAACCATAAACAGAGCCGTAAACAGAAAAGCCTCGCTGAGATTGGATTCATCTTGAACCGCAGACGAGGCTTTTTTATTGCTGTTGATTTAAGGATATTTTATTCCGCCGGGCGCAGCGATAATTCTCCTGAATAGATCGAATGCAGTTTGCCATCCTCATCCATAAATTGAAGCGCACCATCTCCATCAACACCAAGCTCTTGCCCATAGATGACGGAATCCCCTGAGATCACCTTCACTCGGGTATTTAATAACGCACTATAATCGGGCCAACGTTCATCAATGCGGAGCGATTCTCCCTGTGCGATGCGCTCGCAACTTTCATACAGTTTTTGCGCCAATAGCGCTGCCATAGAGTTACGGTCAAGGGGCGTGCCTAACAGCGTTTCACAGGAGGTCGCGTTATAACTTGCCGAGAGAGTTTCCCGCATGGTGTGATTATTAAGCCCAATGCCGATCACAACCATCACGCTCCCTTCTCGGGGGAACGTTTCGAGCAAAATACCGGCGAGTTTTTCCCCTTGAACCCAAATATCATTAGGCCATTTAAGATTTGCATCGATCCCAAACGCGCGCAAAACTTCCACTAAATCCATACCAACCTGCAGGCTAAGTGGACTTAAACGCGCATAATCATCAAGCTTAAAGGGATAGCGTAGTGAAAAATAGAGACTTCGCCCAAGAGGAGAACTCCATTCACGACCTTGCCGGCCGCGGCCTGAACTCTGCTTTTCCGCCACACAGAGCGCCGCAGAATCGAGCGGATCAACGGCGAGCACTGCTTTATTGGTGGAGTCGGTATCAAAAAGCACCTCAACCGCCACCGGAATCTCGCAAGCTTGAAGACGCGTACTAATCGCCTCTTGATTGAGCGGCGTATAGGGAGAGATACGATCAATCCACTCGCCCTCTCGCGTATAAAATCCGCCTTGAGCTTGAATCGTATCAAACACCTTCTCGCCCACCTCATATGAGATACCCTGCGCCTCACACCATTTTGGTAATGAGAGCGATGATTGCTCTGCTAGCGCTAAAAAGAGGGCGCGCTCAAGCTCGATCGTCATAATCTCTATTTTCTCCTTGCAATAAAAAAGAGCCATCAAAAATGATAGCTCTTTTTAATCTGTCTTGCTACTTATCTTCGTATCTTTCGCGATTAGCTAAAAAGAATGACCGAGAAAAGTGCGATCCAGCCCACTGCACATAATAAACCAATGATAAACAGTGGAAGCTTATAAATAAATAAACTCTCTTTTTGCATACGTACCCCCAAAATAATTTGCGTATTCTACTAACTATAATACATTAACAACCGCTTCGGCTGCAACTTCGATATTTTTATCATTGAGCGCAGCGATACAAATTCTTCCCGAATCAACGGTATATATAGCATAGTCGGTTTTGAGTTTGGCAACCTGATTCTTATCAAGCCCTGAATAAGAAAACATCCCGGCTTGCTGATTAATAAACTCAAAATCCACTTTAGACTGCTTCTCATTGAGGAGTTTGACAAATTTCTCACGCATCGCTTTAATCCGATCGCGCATCTCGCCAAGCTCTTTTTCCCACAGTACACGCAGCTCATCGTCAGCTAATACACATTGCACAATGCGCGCGCCATGTGATGGTGGTGATGAATAGATCGCACGAACCATGCGTTTAAGTTGTGAGGTGACCGTCACTTGCTCCGCTTCATCACTCGTTGTCACCGTTAATGCGCCAATTCGCTCGCTATAAAGTGAAAACGATTTTGAAAATGAACTTGCGATAAAGGTAGGAAGACCACGCTCAGCAAAGATATGAATCGCGGCAGCATCTTCTTTAATCCCTTTCGAGAATCCTTGATATGCCATATCTAAAAAGGGAATGAGGCTCTTTTCTTTAAAGAGATCGGCCAGTTTTTCCCACTCATCAAGGGTGAGATCTGCGCCGGTTGGGTTATGGCAACAGGTATGTAAAATCACGACCGAGCTTTCAGGAAGCTCGCTTAAAAATTGATACATCCCCTCAAAATCAACGCCACGTGTTGTTTCATCAAAGTAAGGATAATCATCGACTTCAAAGCCTGCTCCCTCAAAAATAGCACGGTGATTGTTCCACGTCGGACGAGAGATATAGGCTTTTGTTCCTGCAGGTACGATTGAAAAGAGGAAATCGGCACCCACTTTAAGCGCACCCGTTCCCCCGAGCGATTGTACGGTGGCGAGACGCTTTTCCTGATAGAGCGGGTGATCCGCACCAAAGAGTAACTTTTGAACGCAATCATTATAGCTGCCTAAACCATCCATAGGCAGATAAACGCGCGGTTCATTCTGGCTCGCTAAGATCTCCTCAGCACGCTGTACCGCTTCTAAGACCGGCACTTTTCCGTCATGATCGGAATAGATACCAATGCTTAAATTCACCTTGTCTGCCCGTGGATCTTTCTTAAAGCTCTCAACGACTCCCAAAATAGGATCATTAGGAGCTTGTTCAACTTGTTCAAACAGCTTCATTCTAGAGTAACTCCTTTTTTATAATTTTATAATGACCACACATACGCAAGTGTCGGAACGGTGGTAATCAGGATGAGAAGATCGAGCATCACTCCCATGCGCCAATAATCTCCAAAATAATAGCCACCAGGGCCCATCACCAACGTATTGGAATGGTGCCCAATCGGCGTATTAAACGAACAGGAACACCCAATCGCAACCGCCATTAAATAGGGGTCGATATTGTGACTAAATTGAGTGGCAATTCCCACAGCGATCGGCGCCATAATTACGGCCGTCGCAGAGCTATTGATAATGTCGGTAATGATCATCGTCGCTAGCATCACGCTCCCTAACACTAAGATAGCAGGCATTTCATCTAAAAGCGATACTATTTGTCCGACAATCAGCCCCGTTGCCCCGGTTTTCTCAACCGCTGCGCCAACGGTGATAAAGCAGCCTAGTAGCACAATTAACGGCCCTTCAATACTATGATAAGCCTCCCGAAGCGAGAGAAGTTTACTGGAAACAAGCGCAAAGATCGCAAGAGGAAAGGCGATGTGCGCCGGTAAAATTTGAGTCGCCACGAGTAAAATGGAGATCATAAAGATCGTCACCGTCGGCCAAAGTTTTGCCGAAGGTTTTAAGCGAACATTTCGCTCCGCAAGGGGCAAGCATCCAAGCTGATTGAGCGTCTCAGGGAGCTCTTTTTTATAGCCTTGAATCAAGAGCACATCGCCAGTTTTAAGGACTAAACGCGAAAAGCGCTGATGGATCTTTTCCCCATGACGGGAGACGCCTAAAATATTGATGTGATAGCGTTCACGCAGTTGAAGATCGGCGAGTTGATGGCCCGCAATCCGCGCGCCGGGATTAATCACCACTTCCAAAAATTCAATCTCATCGTCCATGCGCTCTTTGTCACGGGGATTCGTTGAAATCGTCAATCCTGATAACAGCTCAAGTTGCTTTAACTCTTCCGGCTGCCCTTCCACCAGTAAAATATCGCCGGCTTTCAAGGTCTCCTCGGCATTCGGCGATAAGATTCGGCGCGCACCACGCAGTAGCGTTGCCACGCGGATTTTATGCTCAACGATCGCTTCAAGTTCCCCAATCGTCTTTTTGATAAATTTATTATTTTCAGGAATTTTAAGCTCTAATAGATAATCATCGGTTTCAAAAAGATTGGAATTTTCTTCGGTTTGCCGCACCGGTAAAAAGCGCCAACCAATAAATGAGATATAGAGAAGCCCGACGGTCGCCACCACAATTCCCACCGGCAAGAAGTCAAACATCTTATAAGCGCCCATCCCGATCGATTCACGATATTGCGCAATAATCATATTGGGCGGCGTACCAATCAGCGTCAATGTTCCGCCTAATAGCGAGGCAAAAGCCATCGGCATTAAGAGTGCCGACGCGGGAATTTTATAACGCTGGGACACCTGAAGCGCAACCGGCATAATGAGCGCCAGCGCACCCACGTCATTCATAAAAGCAGAGAAAAAGAC encodes:
- a CDS encoding peptidoglycan-binding protein; the encoded protein is MKKRLLTLLTASLLSLSVQQGFAENAPKLAVKGDIGALSALSLDELAYRDDLGFTLLDYAMIENDPEVVRWLRQHGVRSGVNTVLIQKMQHWLNLLDYPVDNFAGVFNPSIQQSVIAYKSAKNFEASNRITPDWFEGLEEEAIKEAQRLLNSMGEDLKLSGLLDRDTVAALDNFAGAYQNIPQMNYATFRLLKETAQGLMKERGSETLEVEIEEEYDLPPEDLQLGAVSDADLVEAADASLTQKAQAEARLSKNGNLPPDEVSIRYLNHTTNEKLDPETQTLVLNRIDAVVNNAPSNKILTIQTWLKIIGFFDHKVDGMTGPTTRSAIRDYQAHIGQKPTGIPDTKWEVPLEKEVRKKLQKRLKQLDFYHDDVNGVNNFSTRAATIAYERFHGLDELGNLSPRLLMFLFRDKELIDYGVRFKKTPIAEADRSTANQKNANVSSVPTAPTPIPVARAESDETIEDTPQAAPIESIATDLTAKAETTTPETVTPEKSVTLTPVPEKQAETDTSLTEIESIEALEEEEDAETEEIIHLIGDLDEVDENPISEASDDEEIDETPRLTEFEHSIDEIKKTIFDAHSNTLLNRQVWLRIMGHFPYALDGAMGPQTREGITSYETSIGVEPTGKLAPKWEARLEKDVRKKVQARLKEKGFYEGDVDGLNGPGTRSAIRAYEASKKLPETGLLSPLFLMVLYNVDDLNPTDKDLAVFFEREGIQIKGYKPGGSDKLTLQQLMLAYTGDYIEVIDGKEGPATDEAVKRFQARYHLQIDGKIGGDTERRLTREVINTFQRFLKKEGYMEDDPTGSLGPKTKRAVRELKERSGIPVNDELDIPFMLVAIDGLAGTTLSDDYLAELKSAKAEEERLQTAQAYLIGLNLLTGKADGVDGPATQNAVRRFRQQEKLLAGTHVNEALMPFLEEAALKKGQSYLQQLGYSIKPDGKMGPNTKKQLHAFLTSKKMPVSDVITAEILIELKNEANKKRAISNQRAPQAVQGQAASRGSAPKGTMPKLEKGNQEEGILSSAPNKSLSTSGKLKIVRNKSGQIMGCQVGNVSMGANYCSNYRNGQNCTVVYRQGRVISLRCK
- a CDS encoding aspartate/tyrosine/aromatic aminotransferase, with translation MKLFEQVEQAPNDPILGVVESFKKDPRADKVNLSIGIYSDHDGKVPVLEAVQRAEEILASQNEPRVYLPMDGLGSYNDCVQKLLFGADHPLYQEKRLATVQSLGGTGALKVGADFLFSIVPAGTKAYISRPTWNNHRAIFEGAGFEVDDYPYFDETTRGVDFEGMYQFLSELPESSVVILHTCCHNPTGADLTLDEWEKLADLFKEKSLIPFLDMAYQGFSKGIKEDAAAIHIFAERGLPTFIASSFSKSFSLYSERIGALTVTTSDEAEQVTVTSQLKRMVRAIYSSPPSHGARIVQCVLADDELRVLWEKELGEMRDRIKAMREKFVKLLNEKQSKVDFEFINQQAGMFSYSGLDKNQVAKLKTDYAIYTVDSGRICIAALNDKNIEVAAEAVVNVL
- a CDS encoding SLC13 family permease; this translates as MISWLPNSLFGTVPNDQVIVLCVLGITFFAFLWGRWRYDVVALGSLLTLVLLGIVPMDDAFAGFSHRAVVTVAAVLVLSYALGNTGVTYHLSNHLSRFSKTPSLLILTLSGLVVFFSAFMNDVGALALIMPVALQVSQRYKIPASALLMPMAFASLLGGTLTLIGTPPNMIIAQYRESIGMGAYKMFDFLPVGIVVATVGLLYISFIGWRFLPVRQTEENSNLFETDDYLLELKIPENNKFIKKTIGELEAIVEHKIRVATLLRGARRILSPNAEETLKAGDILLVEGQPEELKQLELLSGLTISTNPRDKERMDDEIEFLEVVINPGARIAGHQLADLQLRERYHINILGVSRHGEKIHQRFSRLVLKTGDVLLIQGYKKELPETLNQLGCLPLAERNVRLKPSAKLWPTVTIFMISILLVATQILPAHIAFPLAIFALVSSKLLSLREAYHSIEGPLIVLLGCFITVGAAVEKTGATGLIVGQIVSLLDEMPAILVLGSVMLATMIITDIINSSATAVIMAPIAVGIATQFSHNIDPYLMAVAIGCSCSFNTPIGHHSNTLVMGPGGYYFGDYWRMGVMLDLLILITTVPTLAYVWSL
- a CDS encoding biotin--[acetyl-CoA-carboxylase] ligase; amino-acid sequence: MTIELERALFLALAEQSSLSLPKWCEAQGISYEVGEKVFDTIQAQGGFYTREGEWIDRISPYTPLNQEAISTRLQACEIPVAVEVLFDTDSTNKAVLAVDPLDSAALCVAEKQSSGRGRQGREWSSPLGRSLYFSLRYPFKLDDYARLSPLSLQVGMDLVEVLRAFGIDANLKWPNDIWVQGEKLAGILLETFPREGSVMVVIGIGLNNHTMRETLSASYNATSCETLLGTPLDRNSMAALLAQKLYESCERIAQGESLRIDERWPDYSALLNTRVKVISGDSVIYGQELGVDGDGALQFMDEDGKLHSIYSGELSLRPAE